One window of Nostoc sp. C052 genomic DNA carries:
- a CDS encoding serine/threonine-protein kinase produces the protein MLAGTILQDGKYTLIQEIGRGGFGITFKATHHYLDQEVVMKTINERLRQHPDFAKFEGQFQDEARRLATCIHPNIVRVSDFFVEGGLPYMVMEYIPGETLGDAFILPGITLPEATAIHYIQQIGAALQVVHNNGLLHRDVKPDNIILRQGTQEVILIDFGIAREFNGGVRQTHTGLVSEGYSPIEQYLTQAPRTPATDVYGLAATLYALLTAQVPMPALLRDREQMPSPRELQPHLSAAVNQAVMRGMAVESRFRPATVAEWLQLLPGSGMNLTPQVLPTYAVPTVNLSAQQAATIIGKTAQNSLHRPSALGNSGIAKEAVLAKKLRSSQVLIGISVALVAATAGFGITSILPKSQQQPTTKPLFEQPTPEPGAKVPNFDSTSSPPGEERTQSAPVSNSKSRRRNRRSSPEESFSPNPTAESQRGNFEPSPSVSPTPSLVEKLRAIRSSRKASPASVPHNNLPTPSQDSASPQQVSPSKPVVIPTAPSTESKQSDPSAVVVPTLEKQNSPTNSQPQNVQKFEEKPQDDNN, from the coding sequence ATGTTAGCAGGCACAATTTTGCAGGATGGAAAATACACCCTAATTCAAGAAATAGGGCGTGGTGGCTTTGGCATTACGTTTAAAGCTACGCATCACTACTTGGATCAGGAGGTGGTGATGAAAACCATCAATGAACGGCTGCGACAACATCCTGATTTTGCCAAATTCGAGGGACAATTCCAGGATGAAGCCAGACGATTAGCTACATGTATCCACCCAAATATAGTCCGAGTTAGTGACTTTTTTGTGGAAGGTGGACTGCCGTACATGGTGATGGAATACATCCCTGGCGAAACCTTGGGAGACGCATTTATATTACCAGGGATAACTTTGCCAGAAGCAACAGCAATTCATTACATCCAGCAAATTGGGGCAGCGTTGCAGGTAGTACACAACAACGGTTTGTTACACCGAGATGTCAAACCAGATAACATTATCCTTCGTCAAGGAACCCAGGAAGTAATACTAATTGATTTTGGCATTGCCAGAGAATTTAATGGTGGTGTTAGACAGACTCATACAGGTTTGGTTTCTGAAGGTTATTCTCCCATCGAGCAGTACTTGACACAAGCGCCACGCACACCCGCCACGGATGTTTATGGTTTAGCAGCAACCTTGTATGCACTATTGACAGCCCAAGTTCCCATGCCAGCATTATTGCGCGATCGCGAGCAAATGCCTTCCCCCCGCGAATTGCAACCACACTTGAGTGCTGCTGTCAACCAGGCAGTAATGCGCGGTATGGCGGTGGAGTCTCGTTTTCGGCCAGCAACAGTTGCCGAGTGGCTGCAATTGCTACCTGGAAGTGGAATGAATCTGACACCGCAAGTCTTACCCACTTACGCAGTGCCAACTGTCAATTTATCTGCCCAGCAGGCAGCAACTATAATTGGGAAAACTGCCCAAAATTCTCTGCATAGACCATCAGCTTTGGGCAACTCAGGCATTGCCAAGGAAGCTGTACTGGCTAAAAAGCTGAGATCATCTCAGGTATTGATTGGTATAAGTGTAGCCCTAGTTGCTGCTACAGCAGGTTTTGGAATCACGAGTATATTACCCAAATCTCAGCAGCAGCCAACCACAAAGCCACTTTTTGAACAGCCAACCCCAGAACCAGGTGCAAAAGTACCTAACTTCGATAGTACATCCTCACCTCCGGGTGAAGAGAGAACCCAATCAGCACCCGTCTCTAATTCCAAGTCGCGCCGTCGCAATCGTCGTTCTTCCCCAGAAGAATCTTTCAGCCCCAACCCGACAGCAGAATCACAACGCGGCAATTTTGAACCTTCGCCTAGTGTTTCCCCCACACCCTCCCTAGTAGAGAAACTAAGGGCAATCCGCTCATCTCGAAAGGCTTCCCCCGCATCAGTACCACACAATAACTTACCCACTCCTAGTCAAGATTCTGCCTCCCCTCAACAGGTGAGTCCGTCAAAGCCTGTGGTTATACCAACAGCACCATCAACGGAATCCAAACAATCAGATCCTTCTGCTGTAGTAGTACCAACATTAGAAAAGCAAAATTCTCCGACTAATAGTCAACCCCAGAATGTTCAAAAGTTTGAGGAAAAGCCACAAGATGACAATAATTAG